A single Desulfovibrio piger DNA region contains:
- the tnpA gene encoding IS200/IS605 family transposase encodes MKTQAHSLAHTKLLCKYHIVFTPKYRRKIIFAQLRESIKEILQCLCKYKGVEILEGHLMPDHVHMLVSIPPKISVANFMGYLKGKSSLMIFDKHANLKYKFGNRKFWAEGYYVSTVGLNEATIKKYIQDQERHDIIRDKLTSREYQDPFKG; translated from the coding sequence ATGAAAACTCAGGCTCATAGTTTAGCACATACGAAGTTGTTGTGCAAGTATCATATCGTCTTTACTCCAAAATATAGAAGGAAAATAATCTTCGCACAGCTTCGTGAAAGTATAAAAGAAATTTTGCAATGTCTCTGCAAATATAAAGGGGTTGAGATTCTGGAAGGGCATCTGATGCCGGATCATGTCCACATGCTGGTGTCCATACCTCCTAAAATCAGTGTGGCAAATTTCATGGGCTACCTGAAAGGGAAAAGTTCGTTGATGATATTCGATAAACACGCAAACCTTAAGTATAAGTTCGGCAACAGAAAATTTTGGGCCGAAGGATATTATGTCAGTACGGTGGGGCTTAATGAGGCAACGATTAAAAAGTATATCCAGGATCAGGAACGCCACGATATTATAAGAGACAAGCTGACATCACGCGAATATCAAGACCCCTTTAAGGGGTAG
- a CDS encoding tellurite resistance TerB family protein, which produces MSLFDIFNKKNIGETLGSLMDTAKEQASGLSKAAPGGVGGLMGAGALGALLGSFMSKGALQNAALVGAGAVAWNFYQKWSQAQKENQPAASAPVQQPVAAVASAELDPTARLLLRAMVFAARADGHIDATEQDRISKVVAQMAPGQDTNALLGQLLNAPIDPAALAAEIRSAEQGEDLYRLSCMIVDIDHFMERSYLDALAAALKISEARKGQLEEEARQAKAQLAAHAG; this is translated from the coding sequence ATGTCCCTTTTCGACATCTTCAATAAAAAGAATATTGGTGAGACGCTTGGTTCTCTTATGGATACGGCCAAAGAACAGGCTTCCGGTCTGAGCAAGGCCGCGCCCGGTGGTGTTGGTGGCCTGATGGGTGCTGGTGCCCTGGGGGCGCTGCTGGGATCCTTCATGTCCAAGGGAGCATTGCAGAACGCCGCCCTGGTCGGTGCGGGTGCGGTAGCCTGGAATTTTTACCAGAAGTGGTCGCAGGCCCAGAAAGAAAACCAGCCTGCGGCATCGGCTCCTGTCCAGCAGCCGGTGGCGGCTGTGGCTTCTGCGGAGCTTGATCCTACGGCCCGGCTCCTGCTGCGCGCCATGGTGTTCGCCGCACGGGCGGACGGGCACATCGATGCGACGGAACAGGACCGTATCAGCAAGGTCGTCGCGCAGATGGCCCCCGGCCAGGATACCAATGCCCTGCTGGGGCAGCTGCTGAATGCCCCCATCGATCCTGCTGCTCTGGCTGCGGAGATCCGGTCCGCAGAGCAGGGGGAAGACCTGTACCGCCTGTCATGCATGATCGTGGACATCGACCATTTCATGGAGCGCAGTTACCTTGATGCCCTTGCCGCGGCCCTGAAGATCTCCGAGGCCCGCAAGGGACAGCTGGAGGAAGAGGCCCGTCAGGCCAAGGCCCAGCTGGCCGCGCATGCCGGCTAG
- a CDS encoding double-cubane-cluster-containing anaerobic reductase produces the protein MTYASLEHFRDVTSRNVLALQEAREKGRKVVGQFCIYSPLEIALAADAVPVSLCGTKQDSIPVAEEVLPRCLCPLIKSSFGFALQDSCPYLAASDIVVADATCDGKKKMYELLAAYKPVMVLQLPQIQDERAHAYWREQYALLVARLEEDFGVRITEEKLRAAMDLTSRLRQALKKVLDLARRRPSPLRGLDLLDICFRASFMPDYEQAIRLLEAIHAELQDAPAAVAADAPRILLTGVPTGMGSHKVVQLLEECGASVVCIDNCTCYKKVLLDMAEEGDALDVLARRYLDMHCAVMSPNPHRYSVLRDLARDFAVDAVVDLTWQGCQPYDVESWSVKKFVREELGLPFLQVVTDYSGADTEQLKVRLEAFLEMLS, from the coding sequence ATGACATATGCCAGTCTTGAACATTTTCGGGATGTGACCAGCCGTAATGTGCTGGCCCTGCAGGAAGCCAGGGAAAAAGGCCGCAAGGTCGTGGGGCAGTTCTGCATCTATTCACCGCTGGAGATCGCCCTTGCGGCGGATGCCGTGCCGGTCTCTTTGTGCGGCACGAAGCAGGACTCCATCCCTGTGGCGGAAGAGGTCCTGCCGCGTTGTCTGTGCCCCCTGATCAAGAGCAGCTTCGGCTTTGCCCTGCAGGACAGCTGCCCCTATCTGGCAGCTTCGGACATCGTGGTGGCGGATGCCACCTGTGATGGCAAAAAAAAGATGTATGAGTTGCTGGCTGCCTACAAGCCCGTGATGGTCCTGCAGCTGCCGCAGATCCAGGACGAGCGCGCCCATGCCTACTGGCGTGAGCAGTACGCCCTGCTGGTGGCGCGCCTGGAAGAGGACTTTGGCGTCCGTATAACGGAAGAAAAGCTGCGGGCTGCCATGGATCTGACCTCCCGCCTGCGGCAGGCCCTGAAAAAGGTGCTGGATCTGGCCCGCCGCCGTCCGTCGCCCTTGCGGGGGCTTGATCTGCTGGATATTTGCTTCCGGGCCTCATTCATGCCGGACTATGAGCAGGCCATCCGGCTGCTGGAGGCTATCCATGCGGAATTGCAGGATGCCCCGGCGGCCGTGGCTGCTGATGCGCCCCGCATCCTGCTGACAGGCGTCCCCACAGGCATGGGATCGCACAAGGTGGTGCAATTGCTGGAAGAATGCGGCGCCAGCGTGGTCTGTATCGACAACTGCACCTGTTACAAGAAAGTCCTGCTGGACATGGCAGAGGAGGGGGATGCCCTGGATGTCCTGGCCCGCCGCTATCTGGACATGCATTGTGCCGTCATGTCGCCCAACCCCCACCGCTACAGTGTCCTGCGGGACCTGGCCCGGGACTTTGCCGTGGATGCCGTGGTCGATCTGACATGGCAGGGGTGTCAGCCGTACGATGTCGAATCCTGGAGCGTCAAAAAATTCGTGCGCGAAGAGCTGGGCTTGCCCTTCCTGCAGGTGGTGACGGATTATTCCGGTGCGGATACGGAACAGCTCAAGGTCCGGCTGGAAGCCTTTCTGGAGATGCTGTCCTGA